The Candidatus Peregrinibacteria bacterium nucleotide sequence CTATGGGCCATGTTCGTGATTTACCAAAATCAGCCATGGGGATAGATACTGAAAAAGATTTTGAACCGAAGTACTCTATAAGCCCGGATAAGAAAACTACAATCTCAAAACTAAAAGCGGAAATCGGGGCAAAGACAGTGGTATGGCTCGCAACCGATGAGGATCGAGAAGGAGAAGCTATAGGGTGGCACCTTGCCGAGGCACTAAAAATTGACGAAAAGAAAAATCCAATGCACCGAATTGTTTTCCATGAAATTACAAAAACAGCGATAGAAAAAGCTATAGCAACTCCACGAAAACTAGATATGAATCTAGTGGATGCCCAACAGGCACGACGTATATTAGATCGGTTGGTTGGTTATGAATTATCCCCACTACTCTGGAAAAAAATCAAATACGGGCTTTCTGCAGGGCGTGTTCAATCGGTGGCTGTAAGATTAGTTGTCGAGAGAGAGAGGGCTATTCAAGGTTTTAAACCGGTTGAATTTTGGCGAATAAAGGCTCACACAATCACTGGAGGTAAAAAAGAAATTTTATTTGAACTGATAAAAGAAGACGGTAAAAAATCTCATGTAAAAAATGAGAAAGAGGCTGAAAAAATAATAGAAGTAGTAAAGGCTTCGCCATTTGTAATTACAAGTATCGAAAAGAAAAATGTAAAACGCTACCCTTCCCCACCTTTTATAACGTCTACATTACAACAAGAAGCTGCTAGAAAATTAGGGTTTTCGGTAAAGAAAACGATGATTGTCGCACAGCAACTTTACGAGGGTATAGATATTGGATCAAACCACGTCGGACTTATTACTTACATGCGTACTGATTCATTTAACCTTGCGAATGAAGCACTTGGCGAAATCAAAAAATTCATCGAAGATGAATATGGTAAAAAATATTCACTCGCAAAGCCAAGAACTTTCAAAGGTAAAAAAGGTGCGCAGGAAGCGCATGAGGCTATTCGCCCAACTCATTTCAAATACACTCCCGAAGAGATGGAAGGTAAGCTCGATCGTGACCAACACAGGCTTTATGAACTCATTTGGAAAAGAGCTATCGCCTGCCAAATGTCCGAAGCGGAAATGGCGCAAACGGCTATAAATGTTGAAATTAAAAAATACTTATTTAGAGCAAATGGTCAGATTGTGATATTCGATGGATTCATGAAAATGTACACTGAGGGCAAAGATGAGGATGACATGGATGAAGACGCAGATGATGATGGACGAATTCTTCCGGAGGTAAAAGAAGGTGAAGATTTAAAAGTTAAAGAAATCGAACACACACAACATTTTACAAAACCACCTGCAAGATATACGGAAGCAAGTTTGGTAAAAAAATTAGAATCTGAAGGTATCGGTAGACCGTCAACTTACGCGCCAACTATATCAACAGTTATTCAACGCGGTTATGTGGAAAATATTGATCGTGCCTTGCATGCAACTAATATAGGTATGGTTGTAACTGATTTCTTGGTAGAACATTTTTCCGATATAGTTGATTATCAATTCACTGCAAAGGTTGAAGAAGAACTCGATGATATAGCGGAAGGTAAAATCAAATGGGTACCAATGATAAAAGGATTTTACACTCCATTTCACAAAACCGTAGAAGATAAAACAGAGAACGTAAAACGTGAAGATGTTATGAAAGAGAAAATTTTAGGTAAAGATCCGAAGACAAAAAAAGATGTAATTGCAAGGCATGGGAAGTTTGGACCATATGTACAAATTGGGGAATGGGAGGAAGAAGATCGTAAAGCAAAAATAAACCAACCTCATCGGGCATCTCTACCAAAC carries:
- the topA gene encoding type I DNA topoisomerase; the protein is MPKNLVIVESPAKSKTISKFLGSDYTVLASMGHVRDLPKSAMGIDTEKDFEPKYSISPDKKTTISKLKAEIGAKTVVWLATDEDREGEAIGWHLAEALKIDEKKNPMHRIVFHEITKTAIEKAIATPRKLDMNLVDAQQARRILDRLVGYELSPLLWKKIKYGLSAGRVQSVAVRLVVERERAIQGFKPVEFWRIKAHTITGGKKEILFELIKEDGKKSHVKNEKEAEKIIEVVKASPFVITSIEKKNVKRYPSPPFITSTLQQEAARKLGFSVKKTMIVAQQLYEGIDIGSNHVGLITYMRTDSFNLANEALGEIKKFIEDEYGKKYSLAKPRTFKGKKGAQEAHEAIRPTHFKYTPEEMEGKLDRDQHRLYELIWKRAIACQMSEAEMAQTAINVEIKKYLFRANGQIVIFDGFMKMYTEGKDEDDMDEDADDDGRILPEVKEGEDLKVKEIEHTQHFTKPPARYTEASLVKKLESEGIGRPSTYAPTISTVIQRGYVENIDRALHATNIGMVVTDFLVEHFSDIVDYQFTAKVEEELDDIAEGKIKWVPMIKGFYTPFHKTVEDKTENVKREDVMKEKILGKDPKTKKDVIARHGKFGPYVQIGEWEEEDRKAKINQPHRASLPNGSFFETITLEEALQALSLPRIVGKIKGEEVLANVGPYGPYLKLGKLNASLPEGVDPHTVTIEEAKKIIEEAAEKKKKFAEPIKVFNKKDPESGGEVEIKRGRFGPYITDGKTNAAIPKGKTPQNIDFETAVELLEKKRKSPKKQWKPRGNFKK